The following coding sequences lie in one Natronorubrum tibetense GA33 genomic window:
- a CDS encoding type IV secretion system DNA-binding domain-containing protein gives MTDPLGRIADHALPDWIKHVRHSQLGSRPYDAVALSEEQADQLQEAGESYQGYLNRIRPHKNEDGLEYASELISTLHNENASHSRLAQKFNLAEEPKKFTFELVLNDETVEFHWGLPDTIEQREFRQQVYGLYPNSEIKPVKNKFPEIDPGMYVSGGKLELYSEKYRPIKGTKGADQFENDPYQSILSELVGYSDEIAIVQFVFTPASDKWTEGHKYHEFSADQINDSLTYGRVRGSYWNPRLDDPSSKDLRAADAVLNQEGKQAFYVNIRYLVFASASKIAKHHAHGIGSVFSSLYHNDEIDQTFTPLAYHGDGLLEEARRTAAREFHYDQTALTVEELASVAHLPGESVESTNVDWTRKGVGNRPPAQAKRTVKPPDMEYQRDTSDVSGDALAMSSLSNDSMEESDTVGSETTDSDSLLWKGAEVLARFLFDDKTDSADTNAQGEDTVVKIDSPERQEAFNNVYRRFINGELTRQQIKAQYNENVADNLLRKFRERRAEEMGIDLEELEDGSIFDQPGARKTPDEEPEQDDKPATQEDDQDDDTASEHTRETSAPESVETTSGLPDTVDDTLPEKQESGLPATDRRGLENPAHPAHYVYDQADSDVQFRREPGLQQYFPFELKAFASGKEYAEEGAVYSGFDVRDRLVHSHEHNPDEPIWLGYDSNPMDGIREIGLEPFSWFRHATVFGSTGKGKSTTLNNIMNQIARKDHGFVFIDPKGDTVDDLITQLPEDRMDDILWVEPGSETFEQVAGINFLEPGNCETEKEFNREVESIIDDLRAVLRGGEYWGPKMEGITCNIARAMIRSRRKFTLVDMYYVLADSESRAKFSNVVSQEGMTFIHEYTTKIAEMDDEEIDPVLRRIQDWVEDPISRGIVAHRKGTINISDAVEEGKIILVRNTIRSDEIRKVVSTGIMRRVWSTIRKREKMPEAEREPFFAIMDEFDDIASENMALDKMLSKARSGKMGVITCLQNPSQVRDFAPQTLKQMFGNSDTLISFGVTEVDDAKIIAERFDDENIDSSTFMSLPAFTALTSISVMDEDGPMRSDPLAPNTFADYPPRRTKADAEAIIGENLAEYGVDPLEQDLDESEHALMHLGGEADLTKSFLEALWAEQIRQNALDTLEADYETLDPSPPLNIDAPSADTDGEAVADGGTLTVTVEDILDGFKRRTSTAFEELPDGVMLDEEYVELVEDEDEPDDDSIRGSGGTPPGEIRIAETDTELTITDKGIRAVLEQADEDWRPETEKHNEVLRRAFVVFSAIGMEVTIVHQENKESLPDAVAFPPIDTTVETKRAAKLLEQFERDFPIASELSDGGAIAIEAETATYKKPARTLENLARAIRNEQKTMFITPEKEADDRTAPAARVNHILTDPMFHRGHLRIRPNEDEEDVDSPENRDPLPLYYNKTEYLNLGTPTDGERKHAVIERGKQAVWVKTDDNELRLYNGMTGSKRRGKLRMDEHFGSTNAFESWCRFDDHNNEWIVYPGGEAQRYNTLGDLKEDWQLVYEPFVPEREFEEQPSEDQWDIVQTPLPDFLSPAGSDEEPEVEGPSETDYNHIGEVPEEAALDQNQSADGDEDDNDPEIDARRAGFTREAVPLPNRLLPEELPNSTNNAIGQSVTGGQQYTTLPDDALESIIPDEYQDDYRGLTALAVAGNDADPVGLDEGSDETTEESEGQAPDDTDDTSVDAEVSDDGFEVEDDDDGPIDVLGDGDETDTSAQSGAERIAKIEFDQYAAMEDLNNYYIANDADESTAPEDIEIDDEAVADRFGSKKPTTRKFWTRIWDSANVDETKPIYRNRLPGAVELAGTRSTQVADAVQLGLASGELVPAGEDEDAVRLPGPRDAYRDYLEDDELAEAQEWSNWKRVWDRCNRDHSESLPVRRVVMMARLVFDVEEQLARASIGAAVDTGVLGESGTDLTLGDRRVPAFWRAVLDNLNEPAHTDNHLPELVSWVQLTHDIDESVAKACIDAGVDHGAVYTQDEGMETYHINTPRDNRGPEIAEEAFDPDAYPPSGDSDSGAGDNGDGDDDDNSGPSQTDGETESPPLSEQTEADRDGPATDSSPTDATSNSSGADHNENQQEADSTPGEQATETDATKTTSQDENRTATDSATHSESTDQDSSADGEQSSETPTENDDGSEDESASQSDSSETSSVGQTADGEPRTEPNSTLETKDTDDLRLKPTPDLGAVQACLEEAAQFFHDQLDQEIDHNVEWNEDRAFEEGYRMPETPREYFTSLEGSDPAYPVEQDPDAADAMPAHRDDQPTGIQSVADAEQKVASPSDFAVDGQPYQFLGADHRGWSESIVEQKQLGWAPAFGKELFFHLEEEGFSHHTMVATGLFTKPNDAYGENSDGEGFVDYSRVDDPDDLSCLFRGRYIFPYYDEEGRVAFFIGRCPDFDTEYGTHPEDFTNGKYAKLATTKNYTIVEEPIYGRETIRDGEPLVITEGMADAITAHAHGIPCISPVTKTFKLKHRDVLADIIRGRQIPDVYFLQDSDPPKRVVLAEEDQDHDERACQRAMNVRKLFCTGEFPGGPEFTPNTVVSAAENDILDDMLEDQDLRVSPPADPEADAEEETPVTADEVPVHLLTTEMDRPRGTGPISEAIEIHQHGPGVDSAVNMGRVLDTHTPSPDDTFTGTVQMATDIYREEVVNGDSDPTNDYNDLMSELADRLLSINFETEADTEDDSKSEEDGQAALADEPDPDRFDYGGTNVWLIELPQFGDEKRDLDDYLQNGWLALAPPADWALRLTMEDTPSVKEQRDGQATAPEWMQALAQRADPVADYPTGMDTDSLNYPVAHDLLNTVGSIPHAAAGDDFPVKSPHVINSVPEADSDELQATHRHPVADAAELRQDNNALTPTPESPHVYPPLSLFGVIPTIHPTQHPAASGTVGGLVNSDSASTIDVDPQEIDDRAEEQDYKRLTGKHNPIWSLELRDLGLTPGSRGKNPFGHFGESQNYFVVIDDDFAYCHKREAVYNFQHFALCDMGHRDGSTSAKGQNLDDYEYFLLWKYARQNGLVPEHTPIPLKGLVGYALKHDFCDPEDLEQFGGSEGADDGADDDDSGSNEKPLTRNLKLPDDTYFPVLKDIEEETGYTPARLGDSGSREGQTDHGDGPKDAPDVDPDEVAREEALEKFSGYYLLGDDWPDPMDQFLNGFVEFDDEITADKDESNFTPVSDVRDAYNAWVQITLEDLRQDPEKNVDEADIKTYAPGGFSSRLKSVSNVDLPKKKITIEGRGRPRCYFGITLTEEGEQLAQLEGEFTDD, from the coding sequence ATGACAGACCCGTTAGGTCGAATCGCCGATCACGCTTTGCCCGACTGGATCAAACACGTCCGTCATTCCCAACTTGGGTCGCGTCCGTATGATGCGGTCGCACTTTCAGAAGAACAAGCAGATCAATTACAAGAGGCAGGTGAGTCATACCAAGGCTACCTCAACCGAATCCGTCCACACAAAAACGAGGACGGCCTCGAGTACGCCAGCGAACTCATCTCCACCCTCCACAACGAAAACGCGTCTCACTCGCGGCTCGCCCAGAAATTCAACCTCGCAGAGGAACCGAAAAAGTTCACCTTCGAACTGGTACTCAACGACGAAACCGTCGAGTTTCACTGGGGACTGCCCGACACGATCGAACAGCGAGAGTTCCGCCAGCAGGTCTACGGACTGTACCCCAACTCCGAAATCAAGCCCGTCAAGAACAAGTTCCCCGAAATCGATCCGGGGATGTACGTCTCTGGGGGTAAACTTGAGCTATACAGCGAAAAATACCGTCCGATCAAAGGCACCAAGGGAGCTGATCAATTCGAAAACGACCCCTACCAGAGCATCCTGAGTGAACTCGTCGGTTACAGCGACGAGATTGCGATCGTCCAGTTTGTATTCACTCCCGCAAGCGACAAGTGGACAGAAGGCCACAAGTACCACGAGTTTAGCGCTGACCAGATCAACGATAGTCTCACGTACGGCCGAGTCAGAGGGAGTTACTGGAACCCCCGATTAGACGATCCCTCTTCAAAGGACCTCCGAGCAGCAGACGCTGTCCTCAATCAAGAAGGCAAGCAAGCCTTCTACGTCAACATCCGCTACCTCGTCTTCGCTTCAGCTTCGAAAATCGCCAAACACCACGCTCACGGTATTGGGTCGGTCTTCTCGTCACTCTACCACAACGACGAAATCGATCAGACGTTCACGCCACTGGCCTACCACGGCGATGGTCTCCTTGAGGAAGCTCGCCGAACAGCAGCCCGGGAGTTCCATTACGACCAGACCGCGCTTACAGTGGAAGAACTCGCGTCTGTCGCTCACCTCCCCGGCGAAAGCGTCGAATCAACAAACGTTGACTGGACTCGGAAAGGCGTCGGGAATCGCCCACCCGCCCAAGCCAAACGAACGGTCAAGCCGCCGGACATGGAGTACCAACGAGACACCTCTGATGTCAGCGGTGACGCCCTCGCGATGAGTTCCCTGTCGAACGACTCGATGGAGGAATCAGACACTGTCGGCAGTGAAACCACTGATAGCGATTCACTCCTCTGGAAAGGTGCCGAAGTCCTCGCACGCTTCCTCTTCGATGACAAAACTGACTCTGCAGATACCAACGCCCAAGGGGAAGATACTGTCGTCAAAATCGATAGCCCCGAACGACAGGAGGCATTCAACAACGTCTATCGCCGGTTCATCAACGGTGAACTCACCCGCCAACAGATCAAGGCCCAGTACAACGAGAACGTCGCAGATAACCTCCTCCGGAAATTCCGTGAACGACGTGCCGAGGAGATGGGCATCGACCTCGAGGAACTTGAGGATGGATCGATCTTCGACCAGCCGGGCGCTCGGAAAACACCCGACGAAGAACCAGAGCAGGACGACAAACCGGCCACGCAAGAAGATGACCAAGACGACGATACTGCAAGCGAACACACACGCGAGACATCTGCCCCCGAGAGCGTTGAAACGACGTCGGGGCTGCCAGACACGGTTGACGACACACTCCCCGAAAAGCAGGAGTCTGGACTCCCGGCGACTGATCGCCGTGGCTTAGAGAACCCAGCCCACCCAGCCCACTACGTCTACGATCAGGCTGACAGTGACGTCCAGTTCCGGCGTGAGCCGGGCCTTCAGCAGTACTTCCCGTTCGAACTCAAAGCGTTCGCGAGTGGCAAAGAGTATGCTGAAGAGGGAGCCGTCTACTCCGGCTTCGACGTTCGCGACCGACTCGTCCACTCCCACGAACACAACCCGGACGAACCCATCTGGCTTGGCTACGATTCCAACCCAATGGACGGGATTCGAGAAATCGGTCTCGAGCCGTTCTCGTGGTTCCGCCATGCGACTGTCTTCGGATCGACCGGGAAAGGGAAATCCACGACGCTGAACAACATCATGAACCAGATCGCCCGGAAGGATCATGGCTTCGTGTTCATAGACCCCAAGGGCGATACCGTCGACGACCTGATCACGCAACTTCCCGAAGATCGGATGGACGACATCCTCTGGGTCGAACCCGGCAGCGAAACCTTCGAGCAAGTCGCGGGCATCAACTTCCTCGAGCCCGGCAACTGCGAGACGGAGAAAGAGTTCAACCGGGAAGTCGAGTCGATTATTGACGATCTCCGGGCCGTCCTCCGTGGCGGTGAGTACTGGGGACCGAAGATGGAGGGGATCACGTGTAACATCGCTCGTGCGATGATCCGCTCCCGGCGCAAGTTCACCCTCGTGGATATGTACTACGTGCTGGCCGACAGCGAGAGCCGAGCGAAGTTCTCGAACGTCGTCAGCCAAGAAGGGATGACGTTCATTCACGAGTACACCACGAAAATCGCAGAGATGGACGACGAAGAAATCGACCCGGTGCTGCGCCGGATTCAGGACTGGGTCGAGGACCCCATCTCTCGGGGTATCGTCGCCCACCGAAAGGGGACGATCAACATCTCCGACGCCGTCGAAGAAGGAAAGATCATCCTCGTCCGGAATACGATCCGCTCCGACGAGATTCGGAAGGTTGTCTCGACGGGGATCATGCGCCGGGTCTGGTCGACCATCCGCAAGCGAGAGAAGATGCCCGAGGCAGAGCGGGAACCGTTCTTCGCGATCATGGACGAGTTCGACGACATCGCCTCGGAGAACATGGCGCTCGACAAGATGCTCTCGAAGGCCCGGTCCGGGAAGATGGGCGTCATCACCTGCTTGCAGAATCCATCACAGGTGCGGGACTTCGCACCACAGACGCTCAAGCAGATGTTCGGTAACTCGGACACACTGATCAGCTTCGGTGTCACCGAGGTCGATGACGCGAAGATCATCGCCGAGCGTTTCGATGACGAGAATATCGACTCGAGTACGTTCATGTCACTGCCAGCGTTCACGGCACTGACGTCGATCTCCGTGATGGACGAGGACGGCCCGATGCGGTCGGACCCACTGGCACCCAACACGTTCGCTGACTACCCGCCGCGGCGGACGAAAGCCGACGCCGAAGCGATCATCGGCGAGAACCTCGCTGAGTATGGTGTCGATCCACTCGAGCAGGACCTCGACGAATCCGAACACGCCCTGATGCACCTCGGCGGTGAAGCTGACCTCACCAAAAGCTTCCTCGAGGCGTTGTGGGCCGAGCAGATCCGACAGAATGCCCTCGATACACTCGAGGCCGACTACGAGACGCTGGACCCGTCCCCGCCACTCAACATCGATGCCCCAAGCGCCGATACCGATGGAGAAGCGGTCGCTGACGGCGGCACACTCACCGTCACTGTCGAAGACATCTTGGACGGCTTCAAACGCCGGACGAGTACCGCATTTGAGGAACTCCCCGATGGAGTGATGCTTGACGAGGAGTACGTCGAACTCGTCGAGGATGAGGATGAACCAGACGACGACTCGATCCGTGGCAGTGGCGGCACCCCACCCGGTGAAATCCGAATTGCGGAAACGGACACTGAACTCACGATCACGGACAAAGGCATCCGTGCCGTCCTCGAGCAAGCTGATGAGGACTGGCGACCTGAGACGGAGAAACACAATGAGGTCCTTCGGCGTGCGTTCGTCGTGTTCTCTGCAATCGGCATGGAAGTCACCATCGTACACCAAGAGAACAAAGAGAGTTTGCCAGACGCTGTTGCGTTCCCACCGATTGACACCACCGTTGAAACAAAACGGGCAGCGAAACTGCTTGAACAATTCGAGCGGGACTTCCCGATCGCTTCGGAACTCTCTGATGGCGGCGCAATCGCCATCGAAGCAGAGACTGCAACCTACAAGAAACCAGCACGAACCCTCGAAAACCTTGCTCGAGCAATCCGAAACGAGCAGAAGACGATGTTCATCACGCCAGAGAAGGAAGCAGATGACCGAACTGCGCCTGCTGCTCGAGTCAACCACATCCTGACTGACCCAATGTTCCATCGAGGTCACCTCCGAATACGTCCAAACGAGGACGAAGAGGATGTCGATAGTCCTGAAAACCGTGACCCACTCCCTCTCTACTACAACAAGACAGAGTACCTGAACCTCGGGACTCCAACAGATGGCGAACGCAAACATGCAGTGATCGAACGAGGGAAACAGGCTGTTTGGGTGAAGACAGACGACAACGAGCTCAGGCTCTACAACGGAATGACTGGCTCCAAGCGGCGTGGGAAACTCCGCATGGACGAGCACTTCGGTTCAACCAATGCTTTCGAGTCATGGTGCCGATTTGACGACCATAACAACGAATGGATCGTCTATCCGGGTGGTGAAGCACAGCGATACAACACATTGGGTGATCTCAAAGAAGACTGGCAACTCGTCTACGAACCATTCGTCCCCGAACGCGAGTTCGAGGAGCAACCATCCGAAGACCAATGGGACATCGTCCAAACGCCGCTTCCAGACTTCCTCTCACCTGCCGGAAGTGATGAAGAGCCAGAAGTAGAGGGACCATCCGAAACAGACTACAACCACATCGGCGAGGTTCCAGAGGAGGCTGCACTCGACCAAAATCAATCAGCAGATGGAGATGAGGACGACAACGACCCTGAGATAGACGCACGCAGAGCCGGGTTCACGAGAGAGGCAGTCCCACTCCCCAACCGACTGCTTCCAGAAGAGCTCCCAAACAGCACCAACAACGCTATTGGACAGTCTGTCACCGGCGGCCAACAGTATACAACATTACCCGACGATGCCCTCGAGTCAATCATACCTGACGAGTATCAGGACGACTATCGCGGCTTGACCGCACTCGCAGTAGCGGGCAACGATGCCGACCCGGTCGGACTCGACGAAGGCAGCGATGAGACTACAGAAGAAAGTGAGGGACAAGCCCCGGACGATACTGACGATACTAGCGTCGACGCTGAAGTCTCAGACGACGGCTTCGAAGTTGAAGATGACGACGATGGCCCAATCGATGTCCTCGGGGATGGAGACGAGACCGACACCAGCGCCCAGAGCGGCGCCGAACGAATCGCAAAGATTGAGTTTGACCAATACGCTGCTATGGAAGACCTGAACAACTACTACATCGCAAACGACGCCGACGAGAGTACCGCCCCCGAAGATATTGAGATCGACGACGAGGCCGTTGCCGATCGCTTCGGAAGCAAGAAGCCGACGACCCGGAAGTTCTGGACACGGATCTGGGACTCAGCAAACGTCGACGAGACCAAACCGATCTACCGTAACCGACTCCCCGGCGCAGTCGAACTCGCCGGCACTCGGAGTACACAGGTAGCCGATGCAGTCCAACTCGGCCTCGCTTCGGGCGAACTCGTCCCAGCTGGCGAAGACGAAGACGCTGTGCGACTGCCCGGCCCTCGCGATGCCTACCGCGACTACCTCGAGGATGATGAACTCGCGGAGGCTCAAGAGTGGAGTAACTGGAAACGGGTTTGGGACCGCTGCAATCGTGACCACTCCGAGTCACTCCCAGTCCGGCGAGTCGTCATGATGGCAAGGCTGGTTTTCGATGTCGAAGAGCAACTGGCTCGAGCATCGATCGGCGCCGCAGTCGATACGGGTGTTCTCGGCGAATCTGGAACGGACCTCACACTCGGCGACCGGAGGGTCCCGGCCTTCTGGCGTGCCGTCCTCGATAACCTCAACGAACCTGCCCATACGGACAACCACCTCCCCGAGCTCGTAAGTTGGGTCCAACTCACCCACGATATCGATGAGTCGGTGGCCAAGGCCTGCATCGATGCTGGTGTCGATCATGGCGCAGTCTATACCCAAGATGAGGGTATGGAGACCTATCACATCAACACACCTCGAGACAACCGTGGCCCGGAAATCGCTGAGGAAGCGTTCGATCCAGACGCCTACCCTCCAAGTGGCGATTCCGATAGTGGTGCAGGCGACAATGGCGACGGAGACGATGACGACAACTCTGGACCGAGCCAAACCGACGGAGAAACTGAGTCACCCCCATTGTCCGAGCAAACCGAAGCAGACAGAGATGGACCTGCCACGGATTCGTCGCCGACTGACGCAACGTCCAACTCCAGTGGAGCGGACCACAACGAGAACCAACAGGAGGCAGACAGCACACCCGGAGAGCAGGCGACCGAGACCGATGCGACCAAGACCACGTCTCAAGACGAAAATCGCACAGCGACCGACTCAGCGACTCACAGCGAATCGACCGATCAAGACTCGAGTGCTGACGGGGAACAGTCTTCTGAGACACCCACTGAAAATGACGATGGCTCAGAAGACGAGAGCGCCTCACAGAGCGATTCCAGTGAAACGAGTAGTGTAGGTCAAACAGCAGACGGCGAGCCGCGTACCGAGCCCAACAGCACACTCGAAACGAAAGACACGGACGACCTTCGACTCAAACCCACACCGGACCTCGGTGCCGTCCAAGCCTGTCTCGAGGAAGCCGCTCAGTTCTTCCACGACCAACTGGACCAAGAGATCGACCACAACGTCGAGTGGAACGAAGACCGAGCGTTCGAGGAAGGCTACCGAATGCCCGAGACCCCACGCGAGTACTTCACCAGTCTCGAGGGAAGCGATCCAGCCTACCCAGTCGAGCAGGATCCCGATGCTGCCGATGCGATGCCCGCCCATCGCGACGACCAACCAACGGGAATACAGTCGGTCGCAGACGCCGAACAGAAAGTAGCCAGCCCCAGCGACTTCGCCGTCGACGGGCAACCCTACCAGTTCCTCGGCGCCGATCACCGTGGCTGGAGCGAGTCGATCGTCGAACAGAAGCAACTCGGCTGGGCACCCGCCTTCGGCAAGGAACTGTTCTTCCATCTCGAGGAGGAGGGCTTCTCCCATCACACAATGGTCGCGACGGGGCTGTTCACGAAACCGAATGACGCCTACGGAGAGAACAGCGACGGTGAGGGCTTCGTGGACTACAGCCGCGTCGATGATCCAGACGATCTATCGTGTCTGTTCCGTGGTCGCTACATCTTCCCCTACTACGACGAGGAAGGGAGAGTCGCGTTCTTCATCGGCCGCTGTCCCGATTTCGACACCGAGTATGGCACCCATCCCGAAGACTTCACCAATGGCAAGTACGCCAAGCTCGCGACGACGAAGAACTACACCATCGTCGAAGAGCCGATCTACGGCCGAGAGACGATCCGCGACGGCGAGCCACTCGTCATCACCGAGGGGATGGCCGACGCGATCACCGCTCATGCTCACGGTATTCCGTGCATCTCGCCAGTGACGAAGACGTTCAAGCTGAAACACCGCGACGTACTGGCCGACATCATCCGCGGGCGCCAGATCCCCGACGTCTACTTCCTGCAGGATAGCGACCCACCGAAGCGTGTCGTCCTCGCCGAAGAAGATCAGGATCACGACGAACGGGCCTGCCAACGAGCAATGAACGTCCGGAAGCTGTTCTGTACCGGCGAGTTTCCCGGCGGGCCAGAGTTCACGCCAAACACTGTCGTCAGTGCCGCCGAAAACGATATCCTCGACGATATGCTCGAGGATCAGGACCTCCGTGTCTCCCCACCAGCCGATCCAGAGGCAGACGCCGAGGAAGAGACACCGGTCACGGCTGATGAAGTTCCAGTCCACCTCCTGACGACAGAGATGGACCGACCACGTGGGACCGGCCCAATCAGCGAGGCGATCGAGATTCACCAACACGGGCCCGGTGTGGACAGCGCGGTCAACATGGGTCGCGTACTGGATACGCACACCCCATCCCCTGACGATACGTTCACCGGGACCGTCCAGATGGCCACAGACATCTATCGCGAAGAAGTCGTCAACGGCGATTCCGATCCTACGAACGACTACAACGACCTGATGTCGGAACTCGCAGACCGACTTCTCTCGATCAACTTCGAGACCGAGGCAGACACCGAAGACGACTCGAAGAGTGAAGAAGACGGACAGGCCGCCCTCGCGGATGAACCAGACCCAGACCGTTTCGACTACGGTGGGACGAACGTCTGGCTGATCGAGCTCCCACAGTTCGGTGACGAAAAGCGCGACCTCGACGACTACCTACAGAACGGTTGGCTGGCGCTGGCGCCGCCTGCAGACTGGGCTCTCCGACTGACGATGGAAGATACCCCATCGGTCAAAGAACAGCGTGACGGACAAGCCACGGCCCCTGAGTGGATGCAGGCACTCGCCCAACGTGCCGATCCCGTCGCAGACTACCCGACCGGCATGGACACGGACTCACTGAACTACCCAGTGGCTCACGACCTCCTCAACACGGTCGGCTCGATTCCGCACGCAGCGGCTGGAGACGACTTCCCAGTGAAGTCGCCGCACGTCATCAACTCGGTTCCGGAAGCCGACAGCGACGAACTGCAGGCCACTCACAGACATCCTGTTGCCGACGCTGCCGAGCTACGGCAAGACAACAATGCACTCACCCCGACCCCAGAGTCGCCTCATGTCTACCCACCACTCTCGCTGTTCGGCGTCATCCCGACGATACACCCAACGCAGCATCCCGCAGCTTCGGGGACAGTCGGTGGCCTCGTCAACTCCGACAGCGCCTCGACGATCGATGTCGACCCACAGGAGATCGACGATCGTGCTGAGGAGCAGGACTACAAGAGACTCACTGGGAAGCACAATCCCATCTGGAGTCTCGAGCTTCGCGACCTCGGTCTGACCCCCGGCTCGCGAGGGAAGAATCCGTTCGGTCACTTCGGCGAATCGCAGAACTACTTCGTCGTGATCGACGACGATTTCGCCTACTGCCACAAGCGCGAGGCAGTATACAATTTCCAACACTTCGCCCTGTGCGACATGGGCCATCGCGACGGATCCACGTCGGCGAAAGGTCAGAATCTCGATGACTATGAATACTTCCTCCTGTGGAAGTACGCACGCCAAAATGGACTGGTCCCAGAGCACACACCGATCCCGCTCAAGGGGCTGGTCGGCTACGCGCTCAAGCACGACTTCTGTGACCCAGAAGACCTCGAGCAGTTCGGGGGTTCGGAGGGGGCAGACGACGGGGCAGATGACGACGATTCGGGATCGAATGAGAAGCCGCTCACACGTAATCTCAAGCTCCCCGATGACACCTACTTCCCAGTTCTCAAAGATATCGAAGAAGAGACTGGATACACTCCTGCACGCCTCGGTGACAGCGGATCCAGAGAGGGACAGACCGACCACGGTGATGGCCCCAAAGATGCCCCCGATGTGGACCCTGATGAAGTCGCCCGTGAGGAGGCACTCGAGAAGTTCAGTGGCTACTATCTCCTTGGGGACGACTGGCCGGACCCGATGGACCAATTCTTGAACGGGTTCGTCGAGTTCGATGACGAGATCACTGCGGACAAAGACGAGTCCAATTTCACCCCCGTCTCGGACGTCCGTGATGCCTACAATGCATGGGTACAGATCACCCTCGAAGACCTACGTCAAGATCCTGAGAAAAACGTCGACGAAGCCGACATCAAAACCTACGCCCCGGGCGGATTCTCGAGCCGGTTAAAGTCGGTTTCTAATGTGGATCTCCCGAAGAAGAAGATCACGATCGAGGGTCGTGGTCGCCCCCGATGCTACTTCGGTATCACCCTGACTGAGGAGGGCGAGCAGCTCGCCCAGCTCGAGGGTGAGTTCACGGACGATTAG